From the genome of Deinococcus sp. AJ005, one region includes:
- a CDS encoding SH3 domain-containing protein, producing the protein MLLAATVSNAHAHPGSVPATARLYTQASKSSPVVATLPAKAALEIIACNEKWCKVTAQSKTGWVERPLIKARYGRCTELSKIGLFDIRRNEPSYTPGLDRDNDGTPFRAW; encoded by the coding sequence GTGCTGCTTGCCGCCACTGTGTCGAATGCTCACGCCCATCCGGGGAGCGTCCCAGCCACCGCCCGCCTCTACACGCAGGCCAGCAAATCCAGTCCAGTGGTGGCTACGCTGCCCGCCAAAGCTGCTCTGGAAATCATCGCCTGCAACGAGAAATGGTGCAAGGTCACGGCCCAGAGCAAAACAGGATGGGTAGAGCGCCCGCTGATCAAGGCAAGGTATGGGCGCTGCACCGAGTTAAGCAAAATTGGGCTGTTCGATATCAGGAGGAATGAGCCTAGCTACACGCCAGGACTGGACCGGGACAATGATGGAACCCCGTTTAGGGCTTGGTAA